One region of Cydia pomonella isolate Wapato2018A chromosome 25, ilCydPomo1, whole genome shotgun sequence genomic DNA includes:
- the LOC133531752 gene encoding zinc finger protein 431-like, with protein MEPVWVKVEPLNEVDVPETDEHILEATVSQNKALIEVKLEPIEEDTDVKLEVHVKQELEVEHKVLEEVQDGNRIKLQDDTSAEHDIQSTKIIKHITKLKKATKPRKKSYPCEICSTTFTARSSLNEHIRIHTGERPYMCEICQKSFTKSNTLKRHIQTHIGDKTYFCETCNKGFLFLHQLKEHERTHSGEKPFTCDICKTNFARLNTLKSHILTHTGKKPYCCNMCEKSFAQWSTLQGHKRTHNKDKPYGCKMKFLRLFTLKTHERLHTGEKPYYCEICERGFPAHSGLRHHKARVHAEKTNGA; from the exons ATGGAGCCAGTTTGGGTAAAAGTGGAGCCCCTGAACGAGGTAGATGTGCCGGAGACTGATG AGCATATCCTAGAGGCAACTGTGTCTCAGAACAAGGCACTTATTGAAGTGAAGTTAGAGCCTATTGAGGAAGATACTGATGTGAAGTTGGAAGTCCATGTGAAGCAAGAGTTGGAGGTGGAACACAAGGTGCTGGAGGAAGTTCAGGATGGAAACAGAATCAAACTCCAAG ATGACACAAGCGCGGAACATGACATCCAAAGTACGAAGATTATCAAGCAcatcactaaattaaaaaaggcAACAAAACCACGAAAAAAATCATACCCATGCGAAATATGTAGCACGACGTTCACAGCCAGGAGCAGTTTAAACGAACATATACGAATACACACTGGGGAAAGACCGTACATGTGCGAAATTTGTCAAAAGAGCTTCACAAAGTCTAACACTTTAAAGAGACATATCCAAACACACATAGGTGACAAGACTTACTTTTGTGAAACGTGTAACAaagggtttttatttttacaccaaTTGAAAGAACACGAAAGAACGCACAGTGGGGAGAAACCGTTCACCTGCGACATCTGTAAAACGAACTTTGCAAGACTGAacactttaaagagccatatatTAACCCACACTGGAAAGAAACCATACTGTTGCAATATGTGTGAAAAGAGCTTTGCACAATGGAGCACTTTACAAGGTCATAAAAGAACACACAATAAAGATAAACCGTACGGATGTAAAATGAAATTCTTAAGATTGTTTACTTTAAAGACACATGAAAGACTGCATACAGGTGAGAAGCCATACTATTGTGAGATTTGTGAAAGAGGGTTTCCAGCGCATAGCGGATTAAGGCATCATAAGGCGCGGGTTCATGCAGAAAAGACGAATGGAGCTTAA